One window from the genome of Candidatus Syntrophosphaera sp. encodes:
- the manA gene encoding mannose-6-phosphate isomerase, class I codes for MPVFRLSNPLKYYTWGSLEFIPRFLDQVPATGKPVAEMWMGAHPLGSSQIWVQDTQISLRDYVQLHSNQALGRAAKLSDSGFPFLLKVLAAAKPLSIQAHPSLEQAREGFERENQLGVLPNSHLRNYKDPNHKPELICALTPFKALCGFRSYSETVGNFRRLGLDRWFNSFADLAANLDQSSFRSFFRELMATSGERKQAVLDRLSSSLEEDNGLDEALRKAILALRGAYPEDIGILSPLYLNLFHLRPGEALYLVAGVLHSYLEGAGIEIMASSDNVLRGGLTS; via the coding sequence ATGCCAGTTTTCCGCCTCTCCAATCCGCTCAAATATTACACCTGGGGTTCGCTGGAGTTCATACCCCGCTTCCTGGACCAAGTCCCCGCCACGGGCAAACCGGTGGCGGAAATGTGGATGGGCGCCCATCCTCTGGGATCATCCCAGATCTGGGTGCAGGATACCCAGATCTCGCTGCGGGATTACGTCCAGCTCCATTCCAACCAGGCCCTGGGCCGGGCCGCGAAGCTGTCTGATTCCGGATTTCCCTTTCTGCTCAAGGTCCTGGCTGCCGCCAAACCGCTTTCCATCCAGGCCCATCCTTCCTTGGAACAGGCCAGGGAGGGCTTTGAGCGCGAAAACCAGCTTGGCGTGCTGCCCAATTCACACCTCCGCAACTACAAGGATCCCAACCACAAGCCGGAGCTGATCTGCGCGCTCACTCCTTTCAAAGCACTCTGCGGGTTCAGAAGTTACTCAGAGACAGTGGGTAACTTTCGCCGTCTGGGCTTGGACCGCTGGTTCAACAGTTTCGCGGACTTGGCAGCAAATCTCGACCAGAGCAGTTTCCGCAGCTTTTTCCGGGAATTGATGGCAACATCCGGGGAGCGGAAGCAAGCGGTGCTCGACAGGCTGAGTTCCTCGCTGGAAGAGGATAATGGGCTCGACGAAGCGCTCCGGAAGGCGATATTGGCTCTGCGCGGAGCTTATCCTGAGGATATCGGCATTCTGTCCCCGCTATACCTGAACCTGTTCCACCTTAGGCCCGGCGAAGCCCTCTATCTGGTGGCGGGGGTCCTGCATTCCTATCTGGAAGGCGCGGGGATCGAGATCATGGCCAGTTCGGACAATGTCCTGCGCGGGGGCCTGACCTC